One part of the Papilio machaon chromosome 5, ilPapMach1.1, whole genome shotgun sequence genome encodes these proteins:
- the LOC106713561 gene encoding testis-specific serine/threonine-protein kinase 1-like isoform X1 encodes MTELKSTTSEENTLASKGYKLLKYLGEGAYAKVYLTEYLKENSKVSLACKVIETAKAPKDFVVKFLPREIDVLIRLNHPHLIHVHSIFQRKTKYYIFMRYSENGDLLGYILKNGCVSENQSRVWLRQLALGLQYLHELEITHRDIKSENVLLTANFNVKLSDFGFSRFCIDEDDQPILSETYCGSMSYAAPEILRGKPYLPKPTDLWSLGVVLFVMLNKSMPFDDTRMKKLYEQQMGKKYRFRSRVAGILSLECKSVVKHLLEPDPGLRYNSTQILKSEWIAMDSRLTTLNAVEEAALNRAKEGRKRLSEIHKNPAKKQGDIWEDTQRTSSYRVKFLTNSNIGYDCIGCVLINIYF; translated from the exons ATGACCGAATTGAAATCGACCACATCGGAAGAAAACACGTTAGCTTCAAAAGGATATAaacttcttaaatatttaggtGAAGGCGCTTACGCTAAG GTATATTTAAccgaatatttaaaagaaaatagcaAAGTCTCGCTCGCTTGTAAAGTTATAGAAACTGCGAAAGCCCCCAAAGATTTCGTCGTAAAGTTTTTGCCACGGGAAATAGATGTTCTCATTCGATTGAATCATCCCCATTTAATTCACGTGCATAGTATTTTTCAAAGGAAAACTAAGTACTACATTTTTATGAGATATTCAGAAAATGGAGATCTTCTtggttacattttaaaaaacggCTGCGTTTCGGAAAATCAATCGCGAGTTTGGCTACGTCAGCTAGCTTTGGGGTTACAGTATTTGCATGAGTTAGAGATCACTCACAGGGATATCAAGTCAGAAAATGTTCTTCTGACGGCAAATTTTAATGTGAAGCTTTCGGATTTTGGCTTCTCGAGATTTTGTATTGACGAAGATGATCAGCCGATCTTGAGCGAGACGTACTGTGGCTCTATGTCATATGCCGCTCCGGAAATACTGCGCGGCAAACCGTATCTACCGAAGCCAACGGATCTCTGGTCGTTGGGAGTGGTGCTCTTTGTTATGCTCAACAAGTCTATGCCCTTCGACGACACTCGCatgaaaaaattgtatgaGCAACAGATGGGAAAGAAGTACAGGTTCAGATCACGCGTTGCTGGAATTTTATCTCTGGAGTGCAAATCTGTGGTAAAACATTTACTCGAACCTGACCCCGGTCTTCGTTACAACTCGactcaaattttaaaatcagaaTGGATTGCTATGGACAGTAGACTGACCA CACTTAACGCCGTAGAAGAAGCAGCTTTAAATAGAGCAAAAGAAGGACGTAAGAGACTAtctgaaatacataaaaatccGGCAAAAAAACAGGGCGATATTTGGGAGGACACTCAAAGAACTTCTTCGTATAGAGTAAAATTTCtaacaaattcaaatattgGTTACGATTGTATTGGCTGtgtacttataaatatttatttttag
- the LOC106713512 gene encoding ER degradation-enhancing alpha-mannosidase-like protein 2, producing MNIRRMETVIFPLLVILCYICNPCLSIRKYSKEDVIKLREEVREMFQHAYDSYLRYAYPYDELRPLSCDGVDTWGSYSLTLIDALDTLAIMGNYTEFNRVVDVVLQKQNFDTDINVSVFETNIRIIGGLLSAHLLSHKTGLKLEPGWPCNGPLLRLAEDVAQRLIAAFDTTTGMPYGTINLRSGVPPGETSVTCTAGVGTFIIEFGTLSRLTGDPLYEEVAYNALKALYHHRSPIGLLGNHIDVMTGRWTAQDAGIGGGVDSYFEYLVKGAILLEKPELMSMFKEARQVIDKYLKKDDWFVWATMLRGHVTLPVFQSLESYWPGVLTLIGETDTAMRIIHNYHSVWKQYGFTPEVYNLGTGEASTSRESYPLRPELIESIMYLYRETRDPILLQMGEDILRSIQHSARTPCGYATIKDVRDHRKEDRMESFFLAETTKYLYLLFDPDNFIHNPGVHGTVINTPNGECIVDVGGYIFNTEAHPIDPTMLYCCHEARQGINISEVHRIYQILEEEDNIQFMTIIDASLNVSTSNESVSEVANNYTVENVSNVTLVEEKNEKKEVEKEELIKTETRTGYVNIDGTEREKTINETTLSDIVKDRINSYYEKANVKGEQGTIEEDEVKPKKSAEKVNIDDIIVVPKYNENDNLQLPSTTKAKEAIKILPKVIQDYLNNDWKRKPKCEPQYMLERIRKEKLYPDHPDVDKYELLLTPAPSFLQRISLAGEFLNKKQLEL from the exons atGAATATTCGAAGGATGGAAACAGTAATTTTCCCTCTActtgttattttgtgttaCATTTGTAATCCGTGTTTGTCAATAAGAAAATACAGCAAGGAAGATGTTATAAAACTTCG AGAAGAAGTTCGGGAAATGTTTCAACACGCGTACGATAGTTACCTACGTTACGCGTATCCCTATGATGAGTTAAGGCCTCTCAGTTGTGATGGAGTGGATACCTGGGGTAGCTACTCTCTTACATTAATCGATGCACTTGATACACTCGCTATAATGGGTAACTATACAGAATTCAACAGAGTTGTAGATGTAGTcctacaaaaacaaaactttgacACTGATATCAATGTTTCTGTctttgaaacaaatattagaattattgGAGGATTATTGAGCGCTCATCTATTATCTCATAA aactGGATTAAAGTTAGAACCAGGCTGGCCTTGTAATGGTCCCCTGTTGCGTCTTGCTGAAGATGTAGCTCAAAGACTTATAGCAGCATTTGATACAACAACTGGCATGCCATATGGCACCATTAATTTGAGGTCAGGAGTACCTCCGGGAGAAACCAGTGTCACTTGTACTGCAGGAGTTGGcacatttattattgaatttggCACACTAAGTAGACTTACGGGTGATCCACTCTATGAAGAG GTGGCCTACAATGCTTTAAAAGCACTATACCACCACAGATCACCTATAGGCCTGCTCGGCAATCACATAGATGTCATGACAGGAAGGTGGACTGCACAAGATGCTGGTATAGGAGGAGGTGTTGATTCCTACTTTGAATACTTAGTTAAAG GTGCAATACTATTGGAAAAGCCTGAACTAATGTCAATGTTTAAAGAAGCGCGGCAAGTAATTGACAAGTACCTGAAGAAGGATGACTGGTTTGTGTGGGCGACGATGTTACGAGGTCATGTCACTCTGCCTGTCTTCCAGTCACTTGAATCTTACTGGCCGGGTGTACTTACTTTAATTG GTGAAACAGATACTGCTATGCGTATAATACACAACTATCATAGTGTGTGGAAACAGTACGGTTTTACACCTGAAGTATATAATTTAGGCACAGGGGAAGCATCAACTTCTCGGGAGAGTTATCCGTTGCGACCTGAGCTGATAGAATCCATTATGTACTTGTATAGAGAGACCAGAGATCCCATTCTACTTCAGATGGGCGAAGATATATTGAGAAGTATACAACATAGTGCCAGAACTCCTTGCGGTTATGCTACG atTAAAGATGTAAGAGATCATCGTAAAGAAGATAGGATGGAATCATTCTTTTTAGCGGAgacaactaaatatttatatttactttttgatCCTGACAACTTCATACACAACCCGGGAGTTCACGGCACTGTTATAAATACACCGAATGGTGAATGTATTGTTGATGTCGGaggatatattttcaatactgAAGCACATCCCATAGATCCAACCATGCTTTATTGCTGTCATGAAGCCAGGCAAGG tataaATATAAGCGAAGTACACAgaatatatcaaatattagAAGAGGAAGATAATATTCAGTTTATGACAATTATTGATGCATCTCTTAATGTCAGTACATCTAATGAAAGTGTCAGTGAAGTTGCAAATAATTACACAGttgaaaatgtttcaaatgtaACCTTAGTTGAAGAAAAGAACGAAAAGAAAGAAGTAGAAAAAGAGGAACTGATTAAAACGGAAACAAGGACAGGCTATGTTAATATAGATGGCacagaaagagagaagacTATAAATGAAACAACTCTAAGCGATATCGTCAAAGACAGAATCAATAGTTACTACGAAAAGGCTAATGTTAAAGGTGAACAAGGAACAATAGAAGAAGACGAAGTGAAACCTAAAAAATCTGCAGAAAAAGTCAACATTGATGATATAATAGTTGTTCCAAAATATAACGAGAACGATAATTTACAATTGCCGAGTACGACAAAGGCTAAggaagctataaaaatattaccaaaagTAATTCAAGATTATTTGAATAACGATTGGAAGAGGAAACCCAAGTGCGAGCCGCAGTACATGCTGGAGAGAATCCGCAAAGAAAAATTGTACCCGGATCATCCTGATGtagataaatatgaattattgtTGACGCCGGCGCCTTCTTTTCTACAAAGAATATCTTTAGCCGGAGAATTCCTTAACAAGAAACAATTAGAATTATAA
- the LOC123721027 gene encoding testis-specific serine/threonine-protein kinase 1-like has protein sequence MTSTISIVFQVYLAEYRNPSKSDKLVTLACKVIDTNTAPKDFVKKFLPREIDMLIKLNHPHLVHTHSIFQRRYKYFIFLRFMEHGDLLEYILQNGAVQEDQARIWTRQLSLAIQYMHELEIAHRDIKCENVLLTANKNAKLSDFGFARTCVDKKMKDVHSETFCGSLSYTAPEILHGCPYIPKPTDIWSLGVVVYVMLNRAMPFEDKHIKQLYQAQINRNWRFRSRYADTLSDNCKRLVALMLEPNYQNRIKVDQIISSEWIAMDSRLLGQYF, from the coding sequence ATGACATCTACAATTTCGATTGTCTTTCAGGTCTATCTTGCGGAGTACAGAAATCCCAGTAAAAGTGACAAGCTAGTTACATTAGCTTGCAAAGTGATCGATACCAACACAGCTCCCAAAGACTTCGTCAAGAAATTTCTACCGCGTGAAATCGATATGTTGATCAAACTAAATCATCCACATCTAGTCCACACACATAGTATATTTCAGagaagatataaatattttattttcttacggTTCATGGAACACGGGGACTTGTTGGAATATATCCTACAGAATGGAGCGGTGCAAGAGGACCAGGCCAGGATTTGGACTCGACAGCTGTCACTCGCGATTCAATACATGCACGAGCTAGAAATAGCGCACAGGGACATAAAGTGTGAAAACGTATTACTGACAGCGAACAAGAATGCAAAATTATCTGATTTTGGTTTTGCGCGGACTTGCGTTGACAAGAAAATGAAAGATGTACACAGCGAGACATTTTGTGGTTCACTATCGTATACTGCGCCGGAGATATTACACGGGTGCCCGTACATCCCGAAGCCGACTGATATCTGGTCACTGGGCGTGGTCGTGTATGTAATGTTGAACAGAGCGATGCCGTTTGAAGACAAACACATCAAGCAGTTATACCAGGCGCAGATCAATCGCAATTGGAGGTTCAGGTCCCGTTATGCGGACACGCTCTCCGATAATTGCAAGCGACTTGTCGCCTTGATGCTCGAACCTAACTACCAGAATAGAATTAAAGTTGATCAAATTATAAGCAGTGAATGGATCGCAATGGATTCTAGACTTTTGGGTCAGTATTTCTAG
- the LOC106713561 gene encoding testis-specific serine/threonine-protein kinase 1-like isoform X2, with protein MTELKSTTSEENTLASKGYKLLKYLGEGAYAKVYLTEYLKENSKVSLACKVIETAKAPKDFVVKFLPREIDVLIRLNHPHLIHVHSIFQRKTKYYIFMRYSENGDLLGYILKNGCVSENQSRVWLRQLALGLQYLHELEITHRDIKSENVLLTANFNVKLSDFGFSRFCIDEDDQPILSETYCGSMSYAAPEILRGKPYLPKPTDLWSLGVVLFVMLNKSMPFDDTRMKKLYEQQMGKKYRFRSRVAGILSLECKSVVKHLLEPDPGLRYNSTQILKSEWIAMDSRLTTLNAVEEAALNRAKEGRKRLSEIHKNPAKKQGDIWEDTQRTSSYRASEMIKSLASITAKQKRE; from the exons ATGACCGAATTGAAATCGACCACATCGGAAGAAAACACGTTAGCTTCAAAAGGATATAaacttcttaaatatttaggtGAAGGCGCTTACGCTAAG GTATATTTAAccgaatatttaaaagaaaatagcaAAGTCTCGCTCGCTTGTAAAGTTATAGAAACTGCGAAAGCCCCCAAAGATTTCGTCGTAAAGTTTTTGCCACGGGAAATAGATGTTCTCATTCGATTGAATCATCCCCATTTAATTCACGTGCATAGTATTTTTCAAAGGAAAACTAAGTACTACATTTTTATGAGATATTCAGAAAATGGAGATCTTCTtggttacattttaaaaaacggCTGCGTTTCGGAAAATCAATCGCGAGTTTGGCTACGTCAGCTAGCTTTGGGGTTACAGTATTTGCATGAGTTAGAGATCACTCACAGGGATATCAAGTCAGAAAATGTTCTTCTGACGGCAAATTTTAATGTGAAGCTTTCGGATTTTGGCTTCTCGAGATTTTGTATTGACGAAGATGATCAGCCGATCTTGAGCGAGACGTACTGTGGCTCTATGTCATATGCCGCTCCGGAAATACTGCGCGGCAAACCGTATCTACCGAAGCCAACGGATCTCTGGTCGTTGGGAGTGGTGCTCTTTGTTATGCTCAACAAGTCTATGCCCTTCGACGACACTCGCatgaaaaaattgtatgaGCAACAGATGGGAAAGAAGTACAGGTTCAGATCACGCGTTGCTGGAATTTTATCTCTGGAGTGCAAATCTGTGGTAAAACATTTACTCGAACCTGACCCCGGTCTTCGTTACAACTCGactcaaattttaaaatcagaaTGGATTGCTATGGACAGTAGACTGACCA CACTTAACGCCGTAGAAGAAGCAGCTTTAAATAGAGCAAAAGAAGGACGTAAGAGACTAtctgaaatacataaaaatccGGCAAAAAAACAGGGCGATATTTGGGAGGACACTCAAAGAACTTCTTCGTATAGA gctAGTGAAATGATAAAATCTTTAGCTAGCATAACAGCAAAACAAAAGAGAGAATAA
- the LOC106713487 gene encoding testis-specific serine/threonine-protein kinase 3 — translation MGQGDKLELSTTPSDLNVLQEKGFILEKIIGEGSYAKVFKATQMMDETRHCILACKVIDTAQAPRDYLSKFLPRELDVLIRVNHPHIINVSHIFQRRAKYFIFLRFAENGDLLDFLSQHGAVPENQSRLWMRQILSGMQYIHSMNVAHRDLKCENILITANYNVKITDFGFARNVRQRDRDILSETYCGSLSYAAPEVLKGVPYLPKMADMWSIGIILYTMLNKALPFNETSVKKLYEKQIMRKWRFRTNIVNQLSTECKEQVTALMEPDPKGRPTATAIVAGPWIGMDAKLAKLTFLEESLLKQAEEEAHMKEKDNYVESEVERIAELRRKGRGKEGLKVLKASEGIYEKSQSVLNHKHK, via the exons ATGGGACAGGGTGATAAATTGGAACTTTCGACGACCCCATCAGATTTGAATGTGTTACAGGAAAAGGGTTTCATTCTAGAAAAGATTATAGGAGAAGGGTCGTATGCAAAA GTTTTCAAAGCAACGCAGATGATGGACGAGACGAGGCACTGTATACTAGCGTGCAAAGTGATCGATACGGCGCAGGCGCCGCGGGATTACCTCTCCAAATTCCTTCCGCGAGAACTGGATGTTTTGATACGTGTAAATCACCCGCACATTATCAACGTGTCCCATATCTTCCAACGAAgagctaaatattttatcttcctCCGCTTCGCAGAGAACGGGGACTTGTTAGACTTTTTATCCCAGCATGGCGCGGTGCCGGAGAATCAAAGCAGATTATGGATGCGACAGATCCTATCGGGCATGCAGTACATACATTCAATGAACGTGGCACACAGAGATTTAAAATGTGAGAACATTCTTATAACGGCAAATTACAATGTGAAGATTACTGATTTCGGTTTCGCGAGGAACGTGCGACAGAGAGACCGCGACATCTTGAGCGAGACGTACTGCGGTTCGCTGTCGTACGCCGCGCCGGAGGTGCTGAAGGGAGTGCCCTACCTGCCCAAGATGGCGGACATGTGGTCGATTGGAATCATTCTTTACACGATGCTGAATAAAGCACTCCCCTTCAATGAAACCTCGGTGAAGAAACTATACGAAAAGCAG ATAATGCGCAAGTGGCGTTTCCGCACAAACATCGTGAACCAGCTGTCGACGGAGTGCAAGGAGCAGGTGACGGCGCTCATGGAGCCGGACCCCAAGGGCCGTCCCACCGCCACCGCCATCGTCGCCGGACCCTGGATCGGCATGGACGCCAAGCTTGCTA AGTTAACATTCCTAGAAGAATCTCTTTTGAAACAAGCCGAAGAGGAAGCGCATATGAAAGAAAAGGATAACTACGTGGAGAGTGAAGTCGAAAGAATCGCGGAGTTGCGAAGAAAAGGTCGGGGAAAAG AGGGTCTAAAGGTGTTGAAAGCAAGTGAAGGTATATATGAAAAATCTCAATCCGTACTAAATCATAaacataaatag
- the LOC106713517 gene encoding cyclin-A2: protein MASFRIHEDQENAALGIRKDAEIFTANTQRRALGDLSQFACNQNRNIKLAGLTNGPCKVQDENRTVRQIKNEKNIVLPVAQFRAFSVYEDKNSEAEAKKKEPTYKPFATKEIKKDNIFVNNSENVKALCPQIEKQPDRPTEPDAARVLQEKKDVAKEKKEVIESPMSIVDSSILSCMSISKNESQILEETLNDEDTTTATTDREMFFHVVEYQNDIYEYMREIEVKNRANPRYMRKQPDITHMMRSILVDWLVEVCDEYGQQSETLHLAVSYVDRFLSYMSVVRTKLQLVGTAATYIAAKYEEVYPPEVSEFVYITDDTYKRRDVLRMEHLILKVLSFDLSAPTSLSFLSLYCITNSLSKKTFHLAAYISELCLLEAEPYLQFKPSIIAASALATARHCLLCECSAPGAESRLVTRCSLTAWPPALAQCTGYTLAHLEPCLRELARTHAHAHQQPYRAIPEKYKSNKFDAVSTIEARPLFPVGKYQPAAAANPPRPPADNNRS, encoded by the exons ATGGCATCATTCCGTATTCATGAAGATCAAGAAAATGCTGCGTTAGGAATAAGAAAAGATGCTGAAATATTTACAGCGAACACGCAACGGCGTGCTCTGGGTGATCTCAGCCAGTTCGCTTGTAATCAAAACCGGAACATCAAACTT GCCGGGTTGACGAATGGACCGTGCAAAGTTCAAGATGAGAACAGAACGGTACGTCAGATCAAAAATGAAAAGAACATTGTGCTCCCAGTAGCTCAGTTTCGCGCGTTTAGTGTTTACGAAGACAAGAACTCTGAAGCAGAAGCTAAGAAAAAGGAGCCAACTTATAAACCATTCGCCACGAAAGAGATTAAGAAAGATAATATCTTTGTTAATAACTCTGAGAATGTTAAGGCTCTTTGTCCCCAAATTGAGAAACAACCAGACCGTCCAACAGAACCAGATGCGGCCAG GGTTCTTCAGGAGAAAAAAGATGTggcaaaagaaaagaaagaggTGATAGAATCTCCAATGTCCATAGTGGATTCTAGTATTCTATCTTGTATGTCCATTTCAAAGAATGAGAGTCAGATTCTGGAGGAGACCCTCAATGATGAAGATACCACCACCGCAACAACTGATCGGGAGATGTTCTTCCATGTTGTGGAATATCAGAATGATATATACGAATACATGAGAGAAATAGAG GTGAAGAACAGAGCAAACCCTCGGTACATGCGTAAGCAGCCAGACATAACGCACATGATGAGATCCATTCTGGTTGACTGGCTCGTAGAAGTTTGTGATGAGTATGGACAACAGAGTGAGACGTTGCATCTTGCCGTGTCCTATGTCGACCGCTTCCTCTCTTACATGAGTGTTGTACGTACCAAGTTGCAACTAGTGGGAACAGCAGCTACATATATTGCAGc taAATACGAAGAGGTTTACCCGCCCGAGGTGTCAGAGTTCGTGTACATAACGGACGACACTTACAAGCGGCGCGACGTGCTGCGCATGGAGCACCTCATCCTGAAGGTGCTCTCCTTCGACCTCTCAGCACCCACCTCGCTCTCCTTCCTCTCGCTCTACTGCATCACCAACTCACTCTCCAAGAAGACCTTCCATCTGGCCGCA TATATTTCGGAGCTGTGTCTGTTGGAAGCCGAGCCCTATCTTCAGTTCAAGCCATCTATAATAGCTGCGAGCGCACTGGCGACGGCGCGGCACTGCTTGCTGTGCGAGTGCAGCGCGCCGGGGGCGGAGTCCCGGCTGGTGACGCGGTGCTCGCTGACCGCCTGGCCGCCCGCCCTGGCGCAGTGCACCGGGTACACCCTGGCACACCTCGAGCCCTGTCTGCGCGAGCTGGCCCGCACGCATGCGCACGCGCACCAACAACCCTACAGAGCTATACCAGAAAAGTATAAGAGTAACAA ATTCGACGCTGTATCGACTATAGAGGCGAGGCCCTTGTTCCCTGTGGGCAAGTACCAGCCCGCGGCCGCCGCAAACCCCCCCCGGCCCCCCGCCGACAACAACCGCAGCTAG